TGGACGGCAAGGACCCCGTGGGGGCGGCAGAGGAGCTGGTGCGGCTCCTCCACGAGGAGGCCAAGGTCATCTAAGGGAGGGAAGCATGGTGCTCGTTGTCCTGGACCACGATGGCAACAGGCTGAGAAAGGGGGCCCTCGAGGCCCTAACCCGGGCCCGGCAGTTGGCCGAGGGCTTGGGGACCAAGGTGGCAGGGGTACTCCTGGCCGAGGACAAAGCCCCTTTGGAGGAGGCGAAGAAGTACGTGGAAACCCTCTACACCGCCACCTTGGGCCCCTACACCGCTGAGAAGTGGGCAGCCGGAGTGCTGGCGGCAGCCAAAATGGGGGCGAAGGCGGTGGTGGCCCCCTCCTCCAGGCAGAGCCGGGCCTTTTTGGGCCGGGTGGCCTACGCCCTGGAGGCTGGGTTTTTGGAGGACACCCTGGACTCCTCCCTGGAGGCAGGCGAGGTCCAGGCCACCCGCTACGCCTACCTGAACCGGGTCACACAGAGGGTAAAAAGCCCTCTGCCCGTGGTCCTCACGGTGAAGCCCAACACCACCCCCCTGGCCGAGCCCCTGGAGGCCGAGGCTGAGGTGGTGGCCCTAAAGGTCCCCGAGATCCCCACGGTGGAGGTCTTGGAGCGGGTAGAGGAGGAGAAGAAGGGGGTTTCCCTCACCGAGGCCAACGTGGTGGTCACCGGGGGGCGGGGGATGGGGGGCCCCGAGGCCTTCCGTCTGGCCGAGGAGCTCGCCGCCCTCCTAGGGGGGGCCGTGGGGGCCACCCGGGCGGTGGTGGACGCGGGTTGGCGGCCCTACAGCGAACAGGTGGGGCAGACGGGCAAGACCGTCCAGCCTGCCCTCTACATCGGCCTTGGGGTTTCCGGGGCGGTGCAGCACCTGGCGGGGATGAACAAGAGCAAGTACATCGTGGCCGTGAACAAGGACCCCGAGGCCCCCATCTTCAAACACTCGGACTACGGCGTCGTGGCGGATGTGCACCAGATCCTCCCCGCCCTGGTCCAGGCGGTGAAGAAGCTCAAGGACTAGTCCGGAAGGGGAAGGCCTTGGGGCCCACGGTCAGGCCTTCCCCTCTTCCCCCGGCTTGGGCGGGGCTCCTTCGTCCACCATCCGGGCCTCCTCGGGGGAGGGGGAGGGAGAAGACCCCCCTTCCTCCTTGGAAGCCCCTTTGCCCGAGCCCCGCAGGAAGCGGAAGAGCAAGAGGAGGAGGATCAAGACCAAAACCACCCCCACGGCATAGGGCCAGACCGGGGCCCCGGGAACCTGGGGCGGCTCGGGAAGGCCAATGGGGGGGCCAGGGGCCTGGAAGACCTCCTCCTCCACCTTGCCGAGCCTCTCGGAAAGGGCCTTTAGGGTCTCCCCTTGGGCTTGGAGTTGGGCCTCGAGGGCGCTCACCCGGGAGGCCAGATTCCCGTAGGCTTGGAAGGCCGCAAGTCCCGCCCACGCCAGCAGCAGAAGCAACACCAACCCCACAACC
The genomic region above belongs to Thermus sediminis and contains:
- a CDS encoding electron transfer flavoprotein subunit alpha/FixB family protein, which encodes MVLVVLDHDGNRLRKGALEALTRARQLAEGLGTKVAGVLLAEDKAPLEEAKKYVETLYTATLGPYTAEKWAAGVLAAAKMGAKAVVAPSSRQSRAFLGRVAYALEAGFLEDTLDSSLEAGEVQATRYAYLNRVTQRVKSPLPVVLTVKPNTTPLAEPLEAEAEVVALKVPEIPTVEVLERVEEEKKGVSLTEANVVVTGGRGMGGPEAFRLAEELAALLGGAVGATRAVVDAGWRPYSEQVGQTGKTVQPALYIGLGVSGAVQHLAGMNKSKYIVAVNKDPEAPIFKHSDYGVVADVHQILPALVQAVKKLKD